The genomic DNA CCTAACAAACCAAATCCCACCACAAAACCCAATCCCAACCTTCCCCATGCACTCCACCCACCAGAACACCTGAATCTAACCTTCATATTTCACTTGCTCGCTCTCCTTCTTCCGGTTCAAACTCTCCAACCGGACCTCGAGCTATAAAACTACAAAGGTATCTCCCGATCTCCCCTATCACCCCCTTATCTTTAGATAACAAAACCGGCCACTTATCTACCTGCATACCGCTAGGATACTCTCAGGGGGGtgcacctgcctccggcggctggggctccgccccagaccccgctgctcctctcgctacgctcgagtcgttttcgcCGACGGTCCCaaccatctcctgcgaagcaggagccacggggtctggggcggagccccagccgccggaggcacaccacCCCATCTCCCCGAGGTATCACGTGACGCGCGGCTGGAGGTGCAATGGGGAAAAGCTGATTGGATGGTGAAGGTCAGGAAATTTCACGTCAAGCGACAGAGAGCATACAAGTCTTGAAGGGCAGATAGGACCACGCACACAGAGCAGTCATGTCAGGAGAATCGAGGCCCACTAATATCAAGTACCCTACACTGGCGGGAGCCCGTTTGTTTCCCGAGTTCCAACCTCGAGACACCATTGCAGTCACGTCGAAGGCGGCGGTGCTGTCGACGCTGTTTGGATTCAACATCGCCCTGATCAAGGGCAATTTGGGTCCTTACCGATCAGTTTTCGGCGGTATTCGAGCCAATGCTCGTCACGTCTGGGTTTTCGGTAAGTTTGCGAGTTGATTCGACGTTCTCGCGAGTTCTGGGTGTCATGAACGGGGTGGATATTAGAATCACGAATCTGGCCAGCAACAGTCGATACAGAAAAAACTGGCTGGCTACGACAAAGAAGTGGTCGAATCTACAGATATCTTTCAATGAGACGAGACAGGAAAACCACTGAAAGAGACAACTAACACGAAGTAGGAGCTGTTGGAACTGCATACACATTTGTCGAGGCTGTGACAGCCAACCTCCGCGGCAAAGAGTCACCGCTGAACTCATTCGTTGgcggagctgctgctggcggtATCATTGGCTCTCTCTGTAAGTACCCCCTCACTCAGAACCTTCTCAAGTGACAGGATCGCGAACACATTATTCATCGCGCATCCAAACCCTCCCACAGGTCCCTCTCCACCTCCAgggtcccagccaactcctgcgaagcaggagccacggggtctggggcggagccccagccgccggaggcacctCCCCCACCCCACAAAAACTAACAGAGCCACAGTTGGCAACGTGCCCAAAGTGTTTGCCGGAGCGTTCATCGTGGGCTCGATTCTGGCCACCGCCGAGTGGTCAGGTGGTATCAGCGGTCTGGGCCGTGAACAGTCGATTGCCGGCAGTTCGTCCGAAGTCGTGCAAATCGACGAGTCCAACCGCCAGGGATTCTGGGACGTCGTCCACAGACGTCCTCTCTCACAGACCGTCGAACAGCTCGGCGACCTCGCCAAACCCTTGCGATAACCGcctcaccaccaccatccaCCCCGACAACCGAGCATTCTCCccatttattttttatttgcaATAAAAAAGTAATAACACTTTTTCTCCGGgagggggtgctgcctccggcggctggggctccgccccagaccccgctgctcctctcgctgcgctcgagtcggtttcgtcgacggtcccagccatctcctgcgaagcaggagccacggggtctggggcagagcccagGGTCCCCTGTGTGGACCCTGATCGGCGGGCGACAGCCGCGTGTAATTTATTcatgcagcagcagcagctggagagGATATGGATTCTCGTGAACTGCGATTGATCGTTCGTTGGTGGTGAAAAGtaaaaaattataaaagAGAATGATTTCGCGGTTTCGGGGCGGTTCCGCGACGACAGGTTTCGTCAGGGGCCTGAAGACCGCCACCAGTTATAAATCGTCGGTGGCTGTGGCTTCGCGTCCCGTGAAGAGTCCAGCGGCGACTAGGGccatggctcctgctgcGACTGTCAGATCGGGCTCGGGTTACTCGTCTGCTCGCAAATCGCCAGCTGCTGGGTCGGGatcgtcttcttcggctCGATACGCTACAGCAGCCACATCGcgaagcaccagaactgCTACTTCGCGTACAAAGacggctgctgctgctccagcTGCTACTTCAGCTCCTGCTATAGATCCAGCCATTTTTGAAGGTTCGTCAGTTGGTCCTTCTTCTGGAACCATTCATTCTTCTAAAAAGAGCTCGTCTGCTACACCAGCTGAGCCATTGGCTTCAAACACCATTGACAGCAGCGGTAGTGCCTCATCTGCTCCTCCAACATTTGCCAGTTCTcctacttctactaccaGTTCAGCTGCCAATTCAGCAGCTACTCGAAACAGTTCTCCTCATATCGATTTGGCAGCCACGAATTCATGGACAGAGTTTGACGACTCTCCAGTCGACGAAGGGGTCGAGAACGGCGAGAACTGGACTCGAAGTTtccggggtctggggtcTGAACCGTTTGCCAGTCATGTCACTGATACTCTGTTAGCGGAGCTGAAACCagaagagattgaaatcACTCCTGACGGGCTGTTATTTCTTCCCGAAATCAGGTATCGTCGAGTTCTGAACCGAGCTTTTGGACCTGGTGGATGGGGACTTGCACCTCGATCCAAGACACTTGTGACCGCGAAATCCGTCAGTCGTGAGTACGCACTCATCTGCCACGGCCGTCTGGTGGCCATTGCCCGAGGAGAACAGGACTATTTCGACCCCAATGGCATCACCACCGCCATGGAAGGATGTAAGTCCAACGCCATGATGCGGTGCTGTAAAGACCTCGGCATCGCCAGCGAGCTGTGGGATCCATTCTTCATCCGCGACTTCAAGACCAAATACTGCGAGCAAAAATACTTCGAAAAGAAGCGCCGAATGGTCTGGAAACGCAAAGACCGCGAATGGGAATACCCCTATAAATAGATCcgttatttattcaatCCACTCCTCACTCTTTTCTGGGGcttttgcctccggcggctggggctccgccccagaccccgttgctcctgcttcgcaggagatagcTGGGACCGGAGACgacaacgactcgagcgtagcgagaggagcagcggggtctgaggcggagccccagccgctggaggcagaCGCACGGCTGACTCATGTCGTTAATATATATGGGGGTTCGTGAAGTTGACCCCCTGGAAAATAGTGTTGAGTTTGTTAAAAATGGTGAAGGTGACGGAGAAGGAGATTGTGGATATGGTGGTTTCCGAGATGGGGTTCGACCGCGAGTCGGCGGCCCAGATCGTCGATTACGCCATCAGTCTTCCCGATAGTTACCAGGTGACCCGGTTTCTCGAGGTATGTTCAGCGAAGTGGATCAGGTGAGATTCTATTGTGATTTTGTCGTTTGCTCTtctgttttggttttgttgttgatgggATTAGAGAAACGTGTGAGGTTGATTGAGGGGTGGTCGAATTGAGGAGAGGATCAAGAGATATGCCAGGATCAGACTGGTACTAACTACCGGTTGCAGGACGTGCTGAGTATTGATGGGAGCCACATTGTCGTTCAGGATTGTATAACGTTATCCGATATAGGACAGAAACGAGTGGAGAAATCACAGAGAAAGGCCCAACGGAAATCGGATGTCAAGAAAGCTGCCGCCAAACGGGCAGAATCAGAAGCTCCCATGGTTTCTATCTCCGAGCAGATGGCACGtcctccagcaccagctgctcAAAGCACTGCTCAAGCAGGACCAGCGGTCCGTCAAAATACATTTGGTCAGGGTCCAGGACCCCAATTCAGGTTTTCTCAGGGTGTATGGGCTCACGAAGGGTCAAGTACCAGTGGTAAAAAGAACCGACCGCCACGAGCCCAGCAGAGCAGTTCTGGGTCCGGGACTGGGAAAGGAGGGTCGACTAAAGTGAAAGTCGATTCTCTGGCAGATATTGAAGCAGCTCTGAAAGAACTGGAAATGGGGAGTACTAATCACGAGGTGTGTGGATGTATGGCTACTCGACATCCGCTGCTTGAAATAGCGCCTAATTGCTTGAATTGTGGACGTATCATTTGCACAAAAGAAGGACTGGGCCCTTGCTGTTTTTGTGGGTCTCCTCTTATTAGTAATGAAGAACTGCTGGAAATTAATCGAGTTCTACAATtagaaaaagaacaacTTACAGCTGGCATGAGTAAGAAAGCTTTGAGACAAGCAGGAATTGATCCAGGAAAGGCACTTTCTGATATGGGACTTAAACCcaataaaaatgaaaaatcGTTAGAAGATGCTCAGCGACGTTTGAATACACTTTTAGAATTCCAAGAGTCGAGTGCTCAACGAACCAAGATCATTGATCAAGTCAGTGATTTTGAAACCCCATTCCAGGGAGTTAATAAATGGGCGTCGCCAATTGAGCAGGCTCAACAATTAAAACGTCAGCAACATCAATTGCGGAAAATGCATGAACAACAGCTACAGAGATCAGGCAGAGGGAAAAAAGTCATTAGTATTGACTTGAAAGGCAATAAAGTGTATATGACGGAATCTGCAGAGCCTTTGGAAAGTGagggagaagaagacgaattAAGCGAAGGAGTTTCAACAGAAGCACAAACAAATTCAACCTCGGATAAagacaaaaagaaacctCTCAACTCTTGGAACCCAAATTCATACGGAAAATCCTTCATTAAACCAGTGTACCGGCCAGTAGCCGGTTCGGGAAAACGGCAACCAAACAGCATCTTAAAGAAAATTGGCATTGATGAAATTACTGGATCACACAGCCGTCTCAACGCAGAGGACGACGAGACACGAGTGTTGGAAATGTAGTAAACCTGGGGGCAATCAATCTCAATCTTGTCACGAGCTCCATGCCGTCAAGACGGGCATTTATCTTATTTATGGTTTCAGCGGATGCTTGACAGTCGCATAATTTTTGCTTGAATATTTATCACGTGTAACGAAGCAGCTCCTATATATTATACATGAGTCTATCgtttgtatatatatatagcaGATGTGTTAAGGAGGACTCGGTGGTACTAGGTTATTAGAAGAGTGTCATGACCAAAGATGAGACTAGCAGTAGCGGTATTTCTCGCGACAATATCGGTGGTGCAAGTGACAGCCAACTTTCTAGTCCAGATCTCCAACAGTATCAGTTTGTTTAACTTTTTCCACCAGCATCCCAACATCCATGAGAAGGTGACGTCGACATATTCGTTTGGCACATTCCAAGGGTTCTCCGGCGACTTTGATCAAGGCCGACTGAGTCTCCTTCGCAAGAGTCTTCATGTAAGTACCTTAAATTACCGAGACCCCGACgttcgactcgagcgaagcgagaggagcaatggggtctggggcaacgccccagccgccggaggcagacccactAACAAGCCCCCAGGTCACAGCCATCAGTCCCGACATTCATGTGAGAGTTGACGAAGTACAGAAAGACGCACCTCGTCACCTGTCACGCATATCGCGACGAGAGAGGTTACCATTCCATCCGATTGATTACTATTACACCCACTACGGCCAAGAAAACGTAGATGTATACATTATAGACACGGGGATATACGCGGAGCATCCAGAATTCGAGGGACGAGTGAGAAAAGCGATCGATTTCACCGGTGAAGGACCTGGAGATGCCAATGGTCACGGTAAGTGAACCCCTCCCCTCTCAGTAATCCCGTCTCCACGATCCTagccgctcgcgaagcgagcaccacggggtctggggcggagccccagccgccggaggcaggaacCCCGTCCGGAAGAAACTAACAGGACCAGGGACACACGTAGCAGGCATTGTAGGGTCCAAGACGTTTGGAGCCGCTAAAAAGGTGAATCTGGTGGAGGTTAAGGTGTTGACGGGAATTGGTACGGGCAATCTGTCGACGGTGATTGCCGGCATCGATTACGCGGTCAACGACCGGAT from Sugiyamaella lignohabitans strain CBS 10342 chromosome D, complete sequence includes the following:
- the MGM101 gene encoding Mgm101p (Protein with a role in mitochondrial DNA recombinational repair; also involved in interstrand cross-link repair; binds to and catalyzes the annealing of single-stranded mtDNA; oligomerizes to form rings and filaments; related to Rad52-type recombination proteins, with limited overall similarity but sharing conserved functionally important residues; component of the mitochondrial nucleoid, required for the repair of oxidative mtDNA damage; GO_component: GO:0000262 - mitochondrial chromosome [Evidence IEA]; GO_component: GO:0042645 - mitochondrial nucleoid [Evidence IEA,IEA]; GO_component: GO:0042645 - mitochondrial nucleoid [Evidence IDA] [PMID 10209025]; GO_component: GO:0042645 - mitochondrial nucleoid [Evidence IDA] [PMID 10869431]; GO_component: GO:0005739 - mitochondrion [Evidence IEA]; GO_component: GO:0005739 - mitochondrion [Evidence IDA] [PMID 16823961]; GO_function: GO:0003677 - DNA binding [Evidence IEA]; GO_function: GO:0003697 - single-stranded DNA binding [Evidence IDA,IMP] [PMID 22948312]; GO_process: GO:0006281 - DNA repair [Evidence IEA]; GO_process: GO:0006281 - DNA repair [Evidence IMP] [PMID 10209025]; GO_process: GO:0000733 - DNA strand renaturation [Evidence IDA] [PMID 22027892]; GO_process: GO:0006974 - cellular response to DNA damage stimulus [Evidence IEA]; GO_process: GO:0036297 - interstrand cross-link repair [Evidence IGI] [PMID 22912599]; GO_process: GO:0000002 - mitochondrial genome maintenance [Evidence IEA]; GO_process: GO:0000725 - recombinational repair [Evidence IMP] [PMID 22027892]); this translates as MISRFRGGSATTGFVRGLKTATSYKSSVAVASRPVKSPAATRAMAPAATVRSGSGYSSARKSPAAGSGSSSSARYATAATSRSTRTATSRTKTAAAAPAATSAPAIDPAIFEGSSVGPSSGTIHSSKKSSSATPAEPLASNTIDSSGSASSAPPTFASSPTSTTSSAANSAATRNSSPHIDLAATNSWTEFDDSPVDEGVENGENWTRSFRGLGSEPFASHVTDTLLAELKPEEIEITPDGLLFLPEIRYRRVLNRAFGPGGWGLAPRSKTLVTAKSVSREYALICHGRLVAIARGEQDYFDPNGITTAMEGCKSNAMMRCCKDLGIASELWDPFFIRDFKTKYCEQKYFEKKRRMVWKRKDREWEYPYK